In Salvelinus alpinus chromosome 22, SLU_Salpinus.1, whole genome shotgun sequence, one genomic interval encodes:
- the LOC139549352 gene encoding gap junction delta-2 protein-like, translating into MGDWSILGRFLSEVQNHSTVIGKIWLTMLLIFRILLVTLVGDAVYSDEQSKFTCNTLQPGCNNVCYDTFAPVSHLRFWVFQIVLVSTPSIFYIVYVLHKIAKDEKLEIQKGQVTAERTSKKFFGQLGREGLENMETGMPTYCPGYREEWVGQEAEGVEQSLLEEDYGELGEDPTQLSSQVLLIYILHVLLRSVMEITFLVGQYYLFGFEVPQLYRCETYPCPTRTDCFVSRATEKTIFLNFMFSISVGCFVLNIAELHFLGWVYIFRVLCSACSTCFRPERNPVGLYDHHNPLLLQLKHSLRGRVVLETPTPMAQKKAGGHLLTHAPAISFETDSTVECTSKRTPEERDRVKVKLANMAKMERTKKSWL; encoded by the coding sequence ATGGGAGACTGGTCCATTCTCGGACGCTTCCTGTCCGAGGTGCAGAACCACTCCACAGTGATCGGCAAGATCTGGCTGACCATGCTGCTGATCTTCCGCATCCTGCTGGTGACCCTGGTGGGGGACGCGGTGTACAGCGATGAGCAGTCCAAGTTCACCTGCAACACCCTGCAGCCCGGCTGCAACAACGTCTGCTACGACACCTTCGCCCCCGTCTCACACCTGCGCTTCTGGGTCTTCCAGATCGTCTTGGTCTCCACGCCGTCCATCTTCTACATCGTTTACGTCCTGCACAAGATCGCCAAGGACGAGAAGCTGGAGATCCAGAAGGGGCAGGTGACGGCTGAGCGGACCTCCAAGAAGTTCTTTGGGCAGCTGGGAAGGGAAGGGCTGGAGAACATGGAGACTGGTATGCCCACCTACTGCCCTGGGTACAGGGAGGAGTGGGTTGGTCAGGAAGCGGAGGGGGTGGAGCAGAGCCTGCTGGAGGAGGACTATGGGGAGTTGGGGGAGGATCCCACTCAGCTCTCCAGCCAGGTGCTGCTCATCTACATCCTGCACGTGCTGCTGCGCTCCGTCATGGAGATCACCTTCCTGGTGGGGCAGTACTACCTGTTTGGCTTCGAGGTGCCTCAACTGTACCGCTGCGAGACCTACCCCTGCCCCACCCGCACAGACTGCTTCGTGTCACGTGCCACTGAGAAGACCATCTTTCTCAACTTCATGTTCAGCATTAGCGTGGGCTGCTTTGTGCTCAACATCGCAGAGCTGCACTTTCTGGGCTGGGTCTACATCTTCCGCGTACTGTGCTCCGCTTGCTCCACCTGCTTCCGCCCTGAGAGGAACCCTGTGGGGCTGTACGACCACCACAACCCTCTGCTGCTGCAGCTCAAACACTCTCTGAGGGGCAGGGTGGTCCTGGAGACTCCCACTCCCATGGCCCAGAAGAAGGCTGGGGGCCACCTGCTCACTCATGCCCCAGCCATCTCCTTTGAGACCGATTCTACTGTGGAGTGCACCTCCAAGAGGACTCCGGAAGAGAGGGACCGGGTTAAGGTTAAACTGGCCAACATGGCCAAGATGGAACGGACTAAGAAGTCTTGGCTGTGA